A stretch of the Perca flavescens isolate YP-PL-M2 chromosome 10, PFLA_1.0, whole genome shotgun sequence genome encodes the following:
- the ppid gene encoding peptidyl-prolyl cis-trans isomerase D produces the protein MSHSIPSDKPSNPENPRVFLDVVVGGERAGRIVLELFADITPKTAENFRALCTGEKGTGKSTGKPLHFKGCPFHRIIKKFMIQGGDFSNHNGTGGESIYGEKFEDENFHYKHDKVGLLSMANAGPNTNGSQFFITTVPTPHLDGKHVVFGQVLKGMGIVKMLESIETNEDVPVKPCAIADCGEHKDGDSWGTGPSDGSGDTHPDFPEDSDVDFKDVDKVLSVAEDVKNIGNSLFKNQDWKAAVNKYSKALRYLEVSGELLEEAAQQKLEPIALSCFLNTAACNLKMQLWQDALDSCNEALELDQANTKALFRRAQAWQGLKENSKAMIDLKKAQGIAPEDKAISNEMKRVHLKIQEEKEKEKKIYAKMFA, from the exons atgtctcactcAATACCGTCTGACAAGCCTTCAAACCCCGAAAACCCTCGCGTCTTCCTCGACGTAGTCGTTGGAGGAGAAAGAG CTGGCCGGATAGTTCTAGAGCTGTTTGCTGATATCACCCCCAAAACTGCAGAAAACTTCCGGGCGCTCTGCACTGGAGAGAAAGGCACTGGGAAATCAACTGGGAAACCACTGCACTTCAAAGGATGCCCTTTCCACAGAA TCATCAAGAAGTTCATGATCCAAGGAGGTGACTTCTCCAACCATAATGGCACCGGGGGCGAGAGCATCTACGGGGAGAAGTTTGAGGATGAAAACTTCCACTACAAG CATGACAAAGTGGGTCTGCTAAGCATGGCGAATGCCGGGCCAAACACCAACGGCtcacagtttttcataactacTGTGCCCACTCCACACTTAGACGGCAAGCATGTAGTCTTCGGACAAGTGTTAAAAGGAATGGGAATCGTAAAAATGCTGGAGTCTATTGAGACTAACGAGGACGTTCCTGTTAAG CCATGTGCCATAGCAGACTGTGGTGAGCATAAGGATGGGGACAGCTGGGGCACTGGACCAAGCGATGGATCAGGAGACACGCACCCAGACTTCCCCGAGGACTCCGACGTCGACTTTAAAGAT GTTGACAAAGTTCTGTCTGTTGCTGAGGATGTGAAGAACATTGGAAACAGTCTTTTTAAGAATCAAGACTGGAAAGCTGCTGTCAACAAATATAGCAAAGCCCTCAG GTACTTGGAGGTGAGTGGAGAGCTGCTGGAGGAGGCGGCGCAGCAGAAGCTGGAGCCCATCGCCCTCAGCTGCTTCCTCAACACAGCTGCTTGTAATCTGAAAATGCAGCTGTGGCAGGATGCTCTGGACAGCTGCAATGAG GCTCTGGAGCTGGACCAAGCCAATACTAAGGCACTTTTCCGGAGGGCCCAGGCCTGGCAGGGGTTAAAGGAAAACAGCAAAGCCATG ATTGATCTGAAGAAAGCTCAGGGAATAGCTCCAGAAGACAAAG CTATCAGCAATGAGATGAAGAGGGTTCATCTCAAAAtccaggaggagaaggagaaagaaaagaaaatctatgcCAAAATGTTTGCGTGA